From the Cololabis saira isolate AMF1-May2022 chromosome 13, fColSai1.1, whole genome shotgun sequence genome, the window cacgactgcttcaaaccaaaaaccggaaatgcgttgctaccaagcgaaccaatcacagccctctccttctgcgtttggtctgcgtcgcctcgacgtgtagttacaatttttgggaggtacgcGTCAGCACGCgtgggctacgccgtagggtacgcgttgacgcgttgacgcgtaccctacggggtaggcacggcgtcgttttgacgcagaaccataactcagccttaaagaagcttgaggcaggatttatgaaaaaaatgcgtatacgttttaagttttctagtaataatgtcagacgaagcgttccaaaccaaaacgatcgagccctctagtgtatctctccgttgccttgaacaggctgtgtgctgcaaaatgtgctgcaattctgggcccgatttcccgcgctgggctgcggatgtgacgtcacatgacgctgcatgtgcgttctccacgttctcccgtgccggcttcgctgttggctgcagtaaccccgacggtcgtcgtggcgctaatgagtctcatttcttattcttgcctcaagctcctttaagggttGTCCTATTCCCGTCCTCCagggctgctgtcctgcataTTTTAGATCTTCCCCTGATTCATGATCTTCACCTGATTCACTTCAATGGAttatcatcagcttgtcatcaagggcTACATAGGTCTAGTTCTAATCAgctgtgttgaagcagggaaacatctaaaacattcaAGACGGTAGCCCTCTTGGGCCAGACCTCTTGGGCCTGCTGCAAAGCaacgctggcctttgtgaacgtcaaacaaacaaaccgttTGCAGACCAAACTAAACGTGTCACTTTCTGCTTGTGTCCAGACAGAAACTAACAAACGCCAATTGTAAATGCAACCTAAAGTATATCTGAAACATGACACCCAAGCATGATAATTGCTTCTGTTTTCTCATAAACAGGTCTTCTGCCGCCCAAACCCATGATATTTCTAACCCGAATTACATGGGACTTTCATTCAAAATGGGGAATATAATGGATAAGGGATGGAGTTACAGCATGCCACCACGAAACCTTCCTGGTCCTGTGCAAGTGGGTAAAGAGTCAAAGAAGGCCGGGTATGATTTCGGCACACGCAGTCCCCCAGCAACAGTGGGCACACCGTAAGTGGCTGATAGTTTCGATGCAGAGTAACTGCAGTTTCACAACAgctgaaaaataatatttaccgTGTGATTCTATGATTTAAAGGGGTGAGGATGAAAGGTCGTCAGAGATGTTTGACAATCCGCTGTATGGTGCCATGCTAAAACCACACGGTCGGGCCAAGGATCAAGACCAGCAACAGACAGACCATCTTGCACCTGCAGATGCAGCATTTTCATCCTCCAAAGCAGCAGAAGGAGAACCAGAACGTCCCCCGTTGCCCACTCCACGCAACCGCTCTTTCACCTGTTCTGACAGCAAACCGCAGCCCCCTGTCACCACGCACCTCTCTGCTCACAAGAAACCAGTGGTGCCCTCTCGTTCGGAGGGTGCGATGGGACACGCCCGGCCTCCTCTGCCCGCTAAGTCTCGGCCAGAGACACAGATGACCAAACCAGCCAGAGACTACAGAGAAAGCTCGGAGCTCCCCAGCAAACACAGACTGCCAGCAAGACCTGGTCAGCCACAACCTCACAGTAAGGAGCACTTTTAGGTTTACAGACAAATTCAATACATgatgtgatttcttttttattttttcattagtgCATCCAGACGTCCCCAAGACTGGTCGTCCTGTGAACTGAGACTAGTCTCCAGCGATGGTCAGCTCTAACAGAACAGCTTCCAGGCATTTCttctggaaaaacaacaagactGAACAGCTATTATTTTGCATCACTGATGATTACCAACTCATTGTTTCTTCCACTTGGggaaatacttttattttgtttatagtTGAGAGTGCGCTGTTTCATGCTACTAAAGCAATATAGTTACCTTAGCACTGGCCAAGAGGCAACAATATCCTCTTACATCATTGGAAGTTTGGAGAGGAGGTTTTTAACAGAAGCTATTTTTGGTTGCTTTCTGCAAATTTGCCACTAGATGTCACTAGACTgcgatttcttttttcctttttcttttttcattgcaTGAAAACCAGGGACAAACTTTCAGACTTGATTTCTGCTTAGCTTGTCTTTAAACCTAGATTAGGAAGTGATCTCTGCTTGCAAATGATTTTGACTTCTCGTAAAATTTTACACTATAATGTGGCAAACGAATGTTAAGTGCATCGTATCATTTTGCACAGTTATTGTCATGTTTGCCTTTAAAATGTACAATAAAGGTCCAAACATGCTCAATCTCAGATCTTAaccaacttttatttatttaggaaatgtgtttttaaacaaCCTATGTGATGATCAGGACCTGTGAAACTGACTAAAACACCTTTTCAAAGTAGATCATCAGATGGCCATTTCTGGTTATATTCTCTGTATTTCTACATTAACTTTGCACTCACCATACCTCCAAACAATTTTTAATTATcttataatgataaaaaaaggataagatattgttttcttcagtgtcttctgattggtcactttttgtacgttttttatGCTTcataaatgcacacacacaacaacagaACACAGACCTTTAAACCAAAGCGTAATAAACAAAACTTTGAAAAGTCTCATATTTTCAAAAGTGACAAGTCCACACACCTAAACATACATGTTTGAGCCAGAAATGGATAAAGACTAGGAAACTTGTCACTTTGGTTTCACCATCGACTGTAAATAATGGATGAAGCATCAGTCACATGGCACTTGGGTTTTTGAGGACCCGTTCTGAAGCCTCTTGTTTCCTCATACTCCCGCCATGTTGCTCAGCAAGCCAAGAAGAACAGACCCACCCTATGTCAAtaaacgttagctgtggctaccaTGTCCTTCACCTGAAGGCCGAAATAGCGGCAGAACTGTGGAATATCCCATTTCCGAATTTGTTTCTGTTGCTATATCAGGAATTACAGCCGTCCTTAGCCAAAGCGGGGCTGGTATATGCTGATTGCTTCGCTTAGCTTCAGAGCACGATGATGACTGATGAGGAAATGATAATGGCAAGTCATTGGCTGAGCAGACATCCCCTTCAGAGTTTTCATGAATgagaactcaaacacacacctgtGGGAGAAGTGTTGTAAACTTTAAGGACTTCCAGATGTATCACGAGTGCACAGAAGCAAGTGGAAACAAAGCGTTGCACAGAGGAATCGCAACTACAAACATGACACGCTGACGTCTGTTTGGGACAGCAGTGAATACTATAATACAGTCCAGCCAGACCTGGAACTTGGTTGCTGCTTCCACACAACCAAATACACATTTCTTCCAATACATGAAggaaacaaaattaaaataaacatgggCAAATCTGGAACTGATCATTCCCTCTTAGATGCGCTGTTGAAAACTTTTGCTTTTTAAATGAATGCTGTCTACCTTTACCTTAACTCTAGAGAGCTATATTCTGCTTCCCATTGGCTGGACTGGGGACATCACGACACAGCTGGAAACTACGCTTTTCCTGAATGTGCTTTGACCTCTATAATTTGGCCAATCAaggcagaaaagaaaaaaagtaccaCAAATCCTAgtacatttcttcttttttagttttttttagtttgcaaCACATCTAAGGTAAGAATTGATCATTGCAACATTTTAGATAAGTCCAAAAACCTGGAGAAGCATGACATGTCTACTTTAAGTCTGTTGTGGAGACCGCTCTGGTACTACAACATACTAGTAAAGTACCACCATCTACTGCTGTCTGAAAGAATGTCATGCTTTAAGGCAGGTTTGCCttatcctggtcctcgagggctgctGCCCTGCACGTTTTGAATGATTATCTGCTTCAACACAGTTAATTCACAGgaatgtgtcattaacagacttttgCAGACCCTGATAAGAAGCTGGTGATGATCCATTTATTTGTATAAATCAagaggggaaacatctaaaacatgcaagacagcggccctcgaggaccagagcTGGGCAACCCTGCTTTAAAGAAACATTTAACTTGACTCCTTTGGAAATATAATATTAAATCATGAACTACATtctatgtatacatatatatatatatatatcatgtgtgttttgtatgtgtgtgtgtgcgtgtgtgtgtatgtgactgTCTGTGGTGTACCTTTTATTTGTAATCAGGCATCTTCTTCCTGGTCATCTGGACAATATTCTTCATTGCTTCCCAATCTTTTCCATAACAGGGCCTTGGTTTCCAGTTCTTGAGTCAATGTTTCAGTTAATGATCATCTCCCGACGCCTATAAAATATAACTTACTTTTTAGGTGACGtatagccagtactcgagttgtaaaaaaaaaatcaggggggatggtggattttatcatatggggacagataatttgtgctgattacaaataatataatatattacaaataatagcactgaccaaaacacctgcaggaatactgcatgacatagcagcagttaatgTATGTAATGTAGTTATgtagccttctgtaagctttaaatatccactgggcttacatcaaatacatcaaaacacaacaataaaaaacacttttgaacttatcaatatgactctgtcgttcacaggataagtaaaatggatcactgcaaaaaattaaaatcttaacaagaatatttgtcttatttctagttaaaatgtctcattttagtaaaaaaatctcattacactgaaaacaagactcaaaaaacaacaattttcacctgtttcaagtagattttcacttaaaataattacaaaaatctgccagtggaacaagatttttttgcttgtaataagaaaataaatcttgtcccactggcaaatctttctacttatttcaagtgaaaatttacttgaaacaggtgaaaattgtcaaatattttttttatttttttttatttttctggtgatgactctaaatgttgaaatagcagtaaaaccacattcattgatgaaattacaaggaaaggggggatgattttgaccgtttttatttcaggggggatgccatcccctctcatcccccctcaactcgagtaccgCGTATAGCCTATATCAACTTGTGGTGAAAATGGTAAACAAATAATCTACAATATTCAAAGATGTTATTACATTACAATTACacttagcagacacttttatccaaaacaaaaatagaaaaatgcCACACTTACTATAGTAGATCACAAAGTAGGTGCAGGTGTCAGCATTTAGGGGGAGTTAAGTGTATTCAACACTGTTAATTCGTGTCTATATGTGTTTTTCTAAACAACGTGAatggttaaaaataaaaactaaactccaacaaccaccagcagcagcagcagcagcgccccctGGCGGATCTGGCCATAATTACACCCGGAGCGGCGCATAGCTGGGACGTCATCAAGGGCCGACGCACAAGCACAAGCAAGCAGCCGCAATAATGGTGAGAAATAGAAAAAAGTGCTCGAATATAATGaatttgttttgcatttttcttCAAATGTGTTTGAGTTGAGGCAGGTATTTGCGTGCTCGTAGTTTCTGCGGTGCAGCGCGGTCTGCGCCGCCTGTAGCCGCCATTAACACACCATTAACACACCTGGCTCTGTTCCAGCTCTTCTACTCGTTCTTCAAGTCCCTGGTCGGGAAAGACGTGGTGGTGGAGCTGAAGAACGACCTCAGGTGAGTCCAGCCCTTCAGACGGGCTACGGCAGCGCTGGGGTGAAGGAAACTCAGAGGAAGCGGTGAAACTGGTGGAAAGCATTGGATCGGAACAGGAACAAAACCAGACAATAcaaggcacatttatttataaagcacatttcacacgacgagcatggactcaatgtgctcaaatacataaacaaccAAAGTTACagggttacaataacagaaacaaaacaataccAACCATAATTcaattttaacaaaagtgcgaTCACTCAGCCAACCAtgtgcaggactgtctcagaaaattagaatattgtgataaagttctttattttctgtaatgcaattacaaaaacaaaaatgtcatacattctggattcattacaaatcaactgaaatattgcaagccttttattattttaatattgctgatcatggcttacagcttaagaaaactcaaatatcctatctcaaaaaattagaatattctggaaatcttaatcttaaactgtaaaccataatcagcaatattaaaataataaaaggcttgcaatatttcagttgatttgtaatgaatccagaatgtatgacatttttttttttttttttttaaattgcattacagaaaataaagaactttatcacaatattctaattttctgagacagtcctgtagagtttactcaaacgcctgtgcaaaaaggtaagtttttagtctgcttttgaaagagggcactgttggtgcagaccttagttcctgcggcgaggaattccagagagtgtagtagtgactgaaagcaccatgagcagatctagtgtgaaTTCTAGGTATaaagactcttatttgatgatctaagccaggggtgtccaaagtcggtcctcgagggccggtgtcctgcatgttttagatgtgtctttattagcacaccatgatacaaggagtttggtcatcaacagaactatccagactttgatgacaagttggtgacgactcttaattagaatcaggtgtgttgatgcagggaaacaactaaaacatgcagaacaccggcccttgaggaccgattttggacacccctgatctaagggatctgtccggtatgtagtcagcatgtcaaccatgtaggagggagctaagccgttcatagatttaaagacaaaaagaagtactttaaaatctactctttgtttgacagggagccagtgaagagaggataaaacaggagtgatgtgttcatacctccatacttgctttgttagtcctgcaaaaagtgcattgcaataatctaatctactggagatGAAAGCATGAACCaacttttcagagtctgattgtgacagaaagcatcttactttagatatatttctgagatgatagaaggcagtcctggatatattagctatgtgtttctggaagtgTCTGGAAGATCAGCATCTAACATAACACCCAAGTTTTTGTAGAAATTAAGTGCAAGTGGAAATTTAGTCATGAATTACCCCCTATATACTTCTAATCAACTGAAAGGAATATGCTCAGTTTATTATGGAAATTATGGGCTGCCGTCATTTATTGGAGTCTTAACACGgatataaaaacaaatgaaagagGGAAGGTGTGTAAAGGGCAAAGTAAGATAAATGTGCTAATATACTGAATCTCATGAACCCATGTTTTGCTCACAATAGAACATATAAAACACAAATTATGAAaatgagctggagctggagatgGAGCAGTCTGAAGTGTTTTTCCACTTTTGAGTTTGACTTGAAATCCAGACCTCCATGGGTTGCTTAATTTGATTTCCAGTGATAATTTTAGtgtgattttgttttaattcattCAGATCACTGGTGTCTTGTTTTTGTGTTCCCTTTGTTTATTTCAGCAGTGTATAACATCACTGTAGTTAGTTTTAATGCACAAACAAATTATATGGAATTAGTGTGTTTCTGCTTTGCTGCAGGGGCTTAAGAAGAGATCaccaaataacaataaaatgatatatttatgttttaaatatGAAAGGACTGTTAGTGTCCAACTGTCCAGATATTGATCCCCAAAATGATGGTATCCTCTATTACCAGACATGTTGCCTGTTGCAAAGAGACTAGAGGGTTTTGCAGGGTGGCAAACGGTAACCCTTAACTTTTTTTAAGACATCACTTTTAAAATAAGAGATTTTTCATCAGAACCAAAATATCTCACTTTCAGCACGTGGTTTATGTTCTGTTGTGAATAAAATGGGGAGTTTTTCAATTCATTGCATTCTGCTTTGATTACATTTTGCTCAGTGTTGCAGCTTTTTTGTATTGAGCTTGAATTTTAAAACGTTTTCACCCGTTTGTCCTTGAATCCCGGTAGTCATTTGTGTTCTCACGTCTGTTTTCAGCATCTGTGGAACGCTTCATTCCGTTGATCAGGTTGGAAACATTTTAAGATTTcacattttcttctgtttatttaGTTGATggtgtatatttatttttttgctgtcACCATTCTGTGTTTCAGTACCTGAATATCAAGTTGACAGACATTAGTGTCACCGACCCAGAGAAATATCCACACATGGTGAGTTCTACGTCCTTATTCA encodes:
- the smx5 gene encoding smx5, with protein sequence MLFYSFFKSLVGKDVVVELKNDLSICGTLHSVDQYLNIKLTDISVTDPEKYPHMLSVKNCFIRGSVVRYVQLPADEVDTQLLQDAARKEAMQQKQ